Within the Selenomonas sp. AB3002 genome, the region TCTTTAGCAAAGGGAATAACAGATGAATCCATCTTTTCCTGCTGATAAAAGGACTTGTTGCGAAAGGCATTCTCGAATGCAACCTTAAACACATTGCTTACAGAGAAACCGCGAACCTTATAGGCATTGCAGACCTTGAGTATCTTGCCAACATGGAATTCTTCCAGGAAACAAGATATTTTTGAAGAAAGTTGTTCACCAAAGATATGATTCTGTGATACAATGTTCATGGCATAAGCCCTCCGTTTATGTTATGATTGCTGTCACTTTCATTATACAAAACGGAGAGAGCTTATGCTATTTTTTTAGGAAATGGTACAAGTCGAATGATTTGGCAGTTTCACAACTGCGAAGTTTGAGTTATAAAATATATCGTGGATAGACATGATAGAAGTGTATTCTTTTATCATGATGAAAAGCAACATGCTGAACAAATAGCAAATTTAGTATTGATATTTGGAAAAGATAGAGTTATAGAAGCTGCAAATACAAATTTTGAATTTAGGAAACAGAATCATGGTAAGGAGGGGAAGAAATAGTAATTTTTTCTGTCTTTGGCAGTATTCTGCTATATGCGCCTGTAATGCCCGCTCTTGCCGCCGCTTTTTTCTTCCAGGTGGATATCTGTGATTTCCATGCCCTTGTCCAGAGCCTTGCACATATCGTAGATGGTGAGGAGGGCGGTGCTGACGGCGGTGAGGGCTTCCATTTCCACCCCGGTACGTCCGGTGATCTTGGCGGTGGCGGCAGCCTTCACGGCGCATTCCTCCGGCAGCAGGGTGAAGTCTACGCTGACGCCGGTGAGGGGCAGGGGATGGCAGAGGGGGATGAGGTCGGAGGTCTTCTTTGCTCCCATAATGCCTGCCAGCCGGGCTACCCCCAGCACATCGCCCTTCCTGGCAGTGCCATTGGTGATGGCTTCGTAAACCTGGGGGCTGACCTTTATCTTGCCTGTGGCCGTGGCAATCCTGAGGGTTTCTGCCTTGGGGCTTACATCAACCATGTGGGCCTGGCCGCTGGCATCGAAGTGGTTGAGTTTTGGTTCATCTATCGTCCCATCAGAAAGAGACATGATTCCACCGCCTTTTCTATGTCGTTCAGATTGTATTCGTAAATCGCAGCTGCTTCTGCATGTGGCTCAGAAGTGAATATGGCGGCCACATCTTCTCCCACAAGGGGAGTGCCCTTGCCCCGCCAGAGG harbors:
- a CDS encoding transposase, which encodes MNIVSQNHIFGEQLSSKISCFLEEFHVGKILKVCNAYKVRGFSVSNVFKVAFENAFRNKSFYQQEKMDSSVIPFAKDTFYRFMNSSCVNWRKFTLQLGKSIIQKIVPLTNENRRNVLIIDDSLLSRARSKNVELLAKVFDHVEHKYTRGSAC
- the moaC gene encoding cyclic pyranopterin monophosphate synthase MoaC, producing the protein MSLSDGTIDEPKLNHFDASGQAHMVDVSPKAETLRIATATGKIKVSPQVYEAITNGTARKGDVLGVARLAGIMGAKKTSDLIPLCHPLPLTGVSVDFTLLPEECAVKAAATAKITGRTGVEMEALTAVSTALLTIYDMCKALDKGMEITDIHLEEKSGGKSGHYRRI